A single window of Cytobacillus dafuensis DNA harbors:
- the sigW gene encoding RNA polymerase sigma factor SigW, translating into MEAIVKKRIKQVLVGDQDAYAEIVEIYKDKVFLICYRMLGNRHEAEDIAQEAFLRAYVNIHSFNINLKFSSWLYRIATNLCIDRIRKKKPDFYLDAEVAGTDGLTMYSQIAADTSLPEEDVESLELQETIQREISKLPEKYRTVIVLKYIEELSLNEISQILDLPLGTVKTRIHRGREALRTQLRYV; encoded by the coding sequence ATGGAAGCAATCGTAAAGAAAAGGATAAAGCAAGTACTTGTAGGGGATCAGGATGCGTATGCAGAAATAGTTGAAATATATAAAGATAAAGTATTTCTCATTTGCTACAGAATGCTAGGGAATAGACATGAAGCAGAGGATATTGCACAGGAAGCTTTTTTAAGAGCTTATGTTAACATTCACAGCTTTAATATAAATTTGAAATTCTCTTCATGGCTTTATCGAATTGCCACGAATCTTTGCATCGATCGTATTAGAAAGAAAAAGCCAGATTTTTATTTAGATGCTGAGGTTGCAGGTACAGATGGGTTAACGATGTACTCACAAATTGCCGCCGATACGAGCCTCCCAGAGGAGGATGTCGAAAGTCTGGAGCTACAGGAAACGATTCAAAGAGAAATATCCAAGCTCCCAGAAAAATACCGTACCGTTATTGTTTTGAAATATATTGAAGAGCTCTCATTGAATGAAATAAGTCAAATATTAGATCTTCCATTAGGTACGGTTAAAACAAGAATTCATCGGGGAAGGGAAGCATTAAGAACCCAATTACGATATGTATAA
- the rocF gene encoding arginase, giving the protein MKKLAIIGMPMDLGQMRRGVDMGPSAIRYAGVTERLKELFDEVHDKGDIAVGRPEVEVDPVSNLRNLNLIAEKTELLANEVDKAIEDKAFPLVLGGDHSIAIGTLAGVAKHYKNLGVIWYDAHGDLNTAETSPTGNIHGMPLAVSIGLGHPLLTNVGGYGPKVKAENIVIIGARSLDDGERELIKKHGIKVYTMHEIDRLGMTKVMEEAIEYLSEKTDGVHLSLDLDGLDPHDAPGVGTPVIGGISYRESHLAMEMLAESGIITSAEFVEVNPILDDKNKTASVAVALMGSLFGEKLL; this is encoded by the coding sequence ATGAAGAAGCTGGCGATTATTGGCATGCCTATGGATTTAGGGCAAATGAGACGTGGGGTAGATATGGGGCCAAGTGCCATTCGATATGCAGGTGTGACGGAGCGTTTAAAAGAGTTATTCGATGAGGTACATGATAAAGGGGATATTGCGGTTGGAAGACCTGAAGTAGAAGTGGACCCTGTTTCAAATCTCCGTAATTTAAATCTAATCGCTGAAAAGACTGAGTTATTAGCGAATGAAGTAGATAAAGCAATTGAAGATAAAGCGTTTCCACTTGTTCTTGGAGGAGACCATAGCATCGCCATTGGAACATTAGCTGGTGTAGCGAAGCATTATAAAAACCTAGGTGTGATTTGGTATGATGCCCATGGAGATTTAAATACAGCTGAGACCTCTCCAACAGGTAATATACATGGAATGCCGCTTGCTGTGAGTATTGGCTTAGGTCACCCATTATTAACAAATGTAGGCGGATATGGTCCAAAAGTGAAGGCCGAAAATATTGTCATAATTGGTGCACGTTCTTTAGATGATGGTGAGCGCGAGCTTATTAAGAAGCATGGAATTAAAGTATATACGATGCATGAAATTGATCGTCTAGGAATGACAAAAGTGATGGAAGAGGCGATTGAATATTTATCGGAAAAAACAGATGGTGTTCATCTATCTCTTGATTTAGACGGTTTAGATCCACATGATGCACCAGGAGTGGGAACGCCAGTCATTGGTGGAATTAGCTACAGAGAAAGCCATTTAGCAATGGAAATGCTGGCTGAATCAGGAATTATCACGTCTGCAGAATTTGTTGAAGTCAATCCTATATTGGATGATAAAAATAAAACCGCATCCGTCGCAGTAGCTTTAATGGGATCATTATTTGGCGAAAAGCTTTTATAA
- a CDS encoding aspartyl-phosphate phosphatase Spo0E family protein, whose amino-acid sequence MCKNVLLKDIEDCRKEMIKLASHSSLSDKQVLDMSKKLDQLLNLYENHMKKN is encoded by the coding sequence ATGTGTAAAAATGTATTATTAAAAGACATTGAAGATTGCAGAAAGGAAATGATCAAGTTAGCCTCTCATTCTTCATTATCTGATAAGCAAGTATTAGACATGAGTAAAAAATTAGATCAATTGCTAAATTTATATGAAAATCATATGAAAAAAAACTAA
- a CDS encoding anti-sigma factor family protein: MKCPAEVVLYMHEYLDEEISADHEQELRAHLQSCKDCQAHFHELRKTIALVQSISHIQAPSNFTANVMAKLPKEKRKVGFQRWIRQHPMFTAASLFLVLMIGSFFSSWEQDRQLSVSKQPNLVVQNDTVIVPEGEVVKGDVVVKNGKLQIEGQVEGNVTVINGEINGEKYLASAGHVTGEINEVNAVFDWMWYHIKNTAKEIISVFEGSEPETVK; this comes from the coding sequence TTGAAGTGTCCAGCAGAAGTGGTTCTTTATATGCACGAATATTTAGATGAAGAGATCTCAGCCGATCATGAACAGGAATTAAGAGCACATCTGCAAAGCTGTAAAGATTGTCAGGCGCATTTTCATGAATTGAGAAAGACAATTGCTCTTGTTCAAAGCATTTCACATATACAGGCGCCATCTAATTTCACTGCAAATGTGATGGCTAAGTTGCCTAAGGAGAAGCGTAAGGTTGGATTTCAGCGCTGGATCAGGCAGCATCCGATGTTTACGGCAGCTTCTCTGTTCCTTGTATTAATGATAGGGAGTTTTTTCTCCTCTTGGGAACAGGATCGTCAATTATCCGTTTCAAAGCAGCCAAACCTTGTCGTTCAAAATGATACAGTGATTGTCCCTGAGGGTGAAGTCGTGAAGGGAGACGTCGTTGTAAAAAATGGAAAACTGCAAATAGAAGGCCAAGTAGAAGGAAATGTGACCGTTATTAACGGTGAAATTAACGGTGAAAAATATTTGGCTTCGGCTGGTCATGTGACTGGAGAAATTAATGAGGTGAATGCTGTTTTTGATTGGATGTGGTATCATATCAAAAATACTGCGAAAGAAATAATAAGTGTATTCGAAGGCAGCGAGCCTGAAACAGTTAAATAA